Within Gambusia affinis linkage group LG01, SWU_Gaff_1.0, whole genome shotgun sequence, the genomic segment tgcagagatgctCTCGGCACAGTTATCAATGCTTGCAAAGGTGAGCATCTACATGTCTTGGCTCTATTTCAGACCTGGTCCTTTTGGACTGTCAGACACAGAACACAAATGCTCTCTTAGAAATCTATTAAATTTGGTTGCAGTTGAAGGTTaacattgtttgaaaaactCTTcccactaatttaaaaaaatgatttttctcaCCTTGGAGatgcattttattcagattccttttttcatgaaaaaatgCTGagcttttgcttcatttttcactgtattgtctttgttttatgcattttgctTCTAACTATATTTCTTTAGATGCAAGAACTTCACAGGTGATGAGTTAATATACACATTTAGATTTTGACAGTAAAAGTTCTCATTTTAATGTTATGTGTATTCATAATGAATACAGAGCTTCATTATGATCatgtcttctttttattttggtttgttgtcAAGGAGATCTAGACGGTTGTGCTGTTATTCTTGTGTGTGGTGTCAAGAATGTGGGCAAATCAACATTTATCCGGATCCTCATCAATACGTTACTGAATCAGTGAGTACACACAACTCGTACTCGACTTTTACGTCTGATAATTTctatttaaaggtttattgtGTTTATAACATTGAAATTAAAAGATAGCTGTCATATTATGTTAATTATAGTACTTCCAATGTGGACTATTTGGAAGGAGATCTTGGTCAAACAGAATTCACCCCTCCTGGTTGTCTGTCTTTGTCGACTGTCAAAGAGCCACTTCTGGGTAAGATTTCCTTTTCTCCATAATCTCTTTTTGCttgatttcatttttggttATTCTTTGTGTTCCACTTTActgattttcaaaattaaacaatttaatttagcCATAAAAATCTCATAACCAAAGGACCTAGCAACAAAGCTTTTTCAAATGGAGTAAATTAGAGCACTCTGCCTGTGATGCATTTGACTTCCTAAATTCTGTTGAAGTCCAAAGCAACAGCTTGAGTCAACAGCCAACATGTCTCTGCAAAAAGTGCAGAAAATGTAAGAGATATATATCTGGATATTTTCTAGTGTAAATGGATGATTCACCTTTACCTGTATCAGAACATTTCCCGGGTCCAGTCTCGATGCAGCCATGTTGCAGCATCTTCCTCAGTCTTTCTGATGTGTATTTTGGATCCTGTTTTAGGCATTCATGACAAGTCTGGACCTGGGAAACGTTGCTCTGGTTCTAGAATAGAACCCGGTTCTACCACTTAAACTTTGGAAAACATCCAGCTGCTTATCTCCTAAATTTACCACTTAAACCTTAGAGGACTTCTGTCTCTTTTGAAGAATGTCTGACTTTATAATCggaattttgctttttttatggctgattttacaattttattcttcATAGAAATGTTgactttgtcacattacaaaatATCCAAATTGTATCTTGTAAATAGgacacaattatttatttattttttggtgttaTTGTACTTTTCCATGGCCAGAAAATCTTTTATCTACCTTCTTTATTGACTCAGGtgaatttaagttttttttttttctttctttttcattaagtaatttattaaatgtttaaaaacgtGCCACACACTTTCTGCTCCTGCTGTGAAGTTTCTCGTGATAGCGCCCTGAACATTAGAGCAGCAGCTGTTGCGTCTGTGTGATTTTTGTCCAGGCAGCTTGATCCACTTTAAAAACCgcaaaattaaaagtgaatCAAACCCAATGAACATTTAGTCTAGTTCATTAGGACCCAGACTACAGAgggttttaagatattttttttgtcttatttctatttaaaagtcTTACAGAAAAGCCACCAATGCAATCTGTAGCCAATTGAGAAATGAGAACCAGTACATATGCGAATGAAACCATTTCCAGTATGGAACACCATCCAGTGCTAATAATCAAGGAGGGACTTGTGAACTCACCTCCTGCTGCTTTCCAGGTCCTCCATTCACACACCAAGTCACCCCGGACCACATGATCTACTACGGTCAGTCTTCATGTGAGCCAGACTTAGATGGATACCTCGAATCTCTGAAGTCTTTATGGCGCAGGCGTCCACAGAGCAGAGAAATACCTGTCATCATTAACACCATGGGCTGGGTTAAAGGTCAGTTCAGGCGCCTCACCATAATGACAGCGAAACACTGTTAAGATCTTTACCCACATTAAAACCACGTGTGTTTGCAGGATTTGGTTTCCAGCTGCTGGTGGACCTGATCCGCTTCCTGCCCGTCACTCACGTTGTCCAGCTCAGCCACGGAGTCTCCACCCAGTGTTCCCCCCTCACGCCGGATTTTCTGAGGACGGCACAGGGTTATCAAACGCACCCACCCACTCAGACTGCCCTGGACGAGTTCTCGGAGAGCCACTGCCCCCCGAAAACGTACACACACCTCAACGTACAGTCAGAATTTCAAGGTGTGGCACGCCAAGGGACGGCGTAAGTACAGTATAAATTCTACGCGGAGCGACTGGAGGACGTGTCGAGGCAGTTCAGTAACCTCTAGATGTATTTTACAGAACACACCAGAGGTCTAATGAGCACAGAGAGTTGTTGTTGCTGGGTTACCTGAGTCAGCTGCAATCTGATGACTCTGGAACAGTTAGACCACTACACACCCTCACCCCATACCAGGTAAAttattagagatgcaccagtcCTTTAATAGCAGTATTGATCTGTTTGATTTTGGACACATGGGTtaaatttacaatattttacaatGCCATGAAGATCAGATCAGTTTGTCTTGTGCATCACAATAACAGTGAaaggttttatttcctttttaccattttttggTTGTAGATGTTAAATATAGTTGTTGACTCTCCTGCAGGTACCTAACACAGCAGTGGCTTTGGGTGTTATCCACTGTGAGGTGGCACCCTCTCATATGTTTTACGCCATTAACGCCAGTCTGGTGGGGCTCTGCTGTTTGGCAGAGAAAGTAACAAGCAAAGGAGGGCCCGTCATCCTGTCCCAGGCGACGCTTTGCCCATGTGTGGGGTTCGGTATGTTTTCTATCTTGACTTTTTACATTCAATGTCAttctgtttttgacaaattGAAAGAAGTTGAAGGCTTAGGTTGTGCATTGAATGTCTGTCATGTCTTCCAGGTGTTCTTCGAGGTATTGACACAGCACGAGGTCTGTACTTCCTGCTGACTCCTGTAGATCCCTCCGTCCTCAGAAAGGTCAACTGCCTCCTCTTGGGGGCGATTTCTTTGCCTTCGTGCATCCTAACTGAACAGGTCTGCGGCCGGTTCATTCAGCATACTTATCAAAGTAAGGTATGCAtgtctgtatttgttttaactgatatgtgtttctctgtttcagCCCGGCTTTGAGGGTGAGATACCGTATGTCACTGCAGACTACAGCTTCGATCTGACCGGTGCAGGGAAGATACGAGTCTTCAAAGGCCTGATAAGGCCCAGTCTGATGGGAGTGAAGTGATCTGACAGAATCAGTTTATTAGCCTTTACATTTCTTGACTTGTCTTGAATCAGACTGGTCGTCGCTGAGCTGTGAATGTGCAGAACTGAAGTTGAGTTGCCCTTGCAGGAGGCTTTCACTGCAATCTTTTATAGTGAACATTATTTCTGGCAAATTCAGGTGCTTGGATCAGAAAACTTACAGTTGTCTACTGTACCTCTGGAAAGGAGTTATAAGCTGCTGCGTATCACATGGACACTGATGTATAACATGATaccttttagtttttgtttgtcacaTTCCTGATCTAAAAACCTGCCACAtaataaacaaccaaaaaaaatactttctgctGAGACTTCGTCCTTGTTTTTGGATCAGTCACCCAACTTATTAGAAAtgatgatattttatttttaaaaccagatatttctGCACAgtgtataaaaacacacattttctctgtgtcatatcaaacagacaaaacatttcctaATCTAAGTGACATAGATTACCAAACAGATTTGATACCAGAATAATCAAAGGTTCTTTCCTATTGATGCCATCTATTTTCCAAAGTGTACAGGTCCCTCCTGTGGCACATCTGCCCCACAacctgatgctgccaccttcaTATTTCACAGTTGGGGTGGTGTTTTCAGTCTTGCGAGATTTGCAAATCCCTGAATTTcgacatgaaaaaaatgtgtaggaaCACCCAAGCAAGAGGCAGTTATTCTCACTTCTTCCCGAAGGGGGCAGCAGATATTTGAGTATGCTGCTTTTAAACTGCAGTGTGTTAACTGACTCAAACTGGGCCTGAAGGGCAGGAAAGCTACAAGAAAAGCAGTTGAGACACCACTCTGAAATATTAATGTAGAATAGTCCTGTGTTATCCTTTCAGAGGCAAGctgagacttttattttgttgtcttgAAAATGGCTCAGATGAAAAAGCACTCTCAGCGCAGAATTGCTAGTATAAGCGGACTGTTTGAACAGACCCATCTGCCCACTCGCTTCTCTTTGTTTACTATTCACCGCTCCTTTATTGAGGATGGGAGAgcacaaatacattttggagGAGCCATTGTTTTGGCTTTGTCAGTCTCATATTTTCCACAAAGATTTTATGCAAACCAGATTGAAAATCCAGCTGCAGCAgtgtcattaaaaataaatgaatagttATGACAAATATTCATGTGTTCAATTTCCAAGGACAGACTGATTATTGTTTTGAGTACTCAATACTGAAACTAAGGATGATTTTAAATTCTAGTAACTATTATGTCAGGAATTACAATTTGTTATTGTGAGTCAACTGCAGATGTTATGAtggaattaaaatgaacaagaacACCAATAAAATTCTACTGACAGGGTTCCATACATTAAGTCATATTTACTCTTTTAATGATGCAtttgaaacttttgtttttatgggtggaacctattttattttaacagaaaaaagataGTTCTGGCATTGAGAAACTGATGGGCAATCCCTAGATAGCAACCCCCaacttcttttaaattatgaacTGCAAACTCCCAAATATTAAGCTTGTCATTCCATCAtggctttgttttattttatgttttttttgtgctgacctccactttttttctccaatgtTGTTAAAAACTAAGGATAAACTACAAATAGCTAGatatacaagtaaaaaaaaaaactagtttacaaacaaattaagatctaaatgaaaacataaaaaataagaatatttaaatgaaaacatgaaaaaaatcatgtaTGTATTGATACCTTTTACAGGTTCTaagcaaaatatgaaacattttaaatactgtttgtatttaaactgttcatatttaattttattttggaaatcagtcaaatatttacagtggGATACTTGTTGTTGGGAGATAGGATCTCTAGCCTAccttttatttatgtcttttaaaGTGGTCACGGGTTCCAATTTGGATTTAACTAGGACTTCCAGCCAAGCAGAGGACAGTCATCACCTGTTCCCAATCTGTAGGTTATTTGGCTGCTCCAATTATCCATCCTCATAAGGCCCAAAGgggttttaattgattttaaatgtgtgaaatggTGATTTTAGCATGACATTGAAGTTCAGAGGTTCACCATTTCTCCCTTTTATATTTCATAAGAAACAGTGTGTGCACagactaaaatataacaatgtTCAGTGGGTATAAAGAGTATAACGTGAATGAACCTCCGCTCTTGGCCACTAGAGCGACAAAGTACAGCGAGTCATTTTGAGAGCCCAGTCAGTGTGAATGAATGGAGGAGAGCCGGATGGTCGATCGGAGACTCCACAGAGCAAAGTAGGCTTCATTCTCAGCTGTGCGCGTTGCGTAGAGTTGCCGTAAGAAAATCTTTCCTCAGAGCTGCGGCTTTAAAGGGCTCCGGACAAGATTTTCGTCCCCTAAATCCCATCATTCCCATACAGACCGAGCTTCACCAGTTGAGCTTTATTGTTTCCCCCAACTACCGACGTCGAGAAGCTCTTTCTGCTCGTTTTTCTGCAACAGGTTATTTACCGCTGTGCGTCGCGTCCAGCCCGCAGCCCTGATCTCCAGCGCTAGTTAGTTCAGATAACTTTCTGCTACTGTGTGCGGAGAGCGATGCTTTTCTTTGCGATCTGAGCTGCATGCAGGATTGTGCTCCACACCGAGCCGATCTGATCTGAACCACGCAGCCCGAGCCCACCGATCCGTCTAGTGTGGTAGCAGGAGCGAAATGAAAATGGCCCCAACAATGAGACAGCCGAACAAACAGTAGAGTCCGATCCGTGTGGAGCTTCGAAACGCCGACAAAGACCCGAGAAGTACCTGGTGTTCGGCGGCAGAGGAGGAGGGTTCTGCAAGGAGGGATTGATGGTTCCGAACAAGTGGAGCATGAATTCGGTTCTGCACAAATCGCCTCCAAGGAGCTGGCTTGGGCTCCGGTTAAGACTGAGTGAGTAACCTACATGTTTGTTGTATGTGTCAGTGTACCAGTGGGACACAGTGGACAGGTCAGCGTGTTAAAATCAAGCTTACTTAAGTTACTTGGAACAGAGCAATTCTCCAGCCTTGGATCCACCAGTCCTGTGTGCCATTAGGGTTCTTGCAAGTTTTCGTGACCAGAATTTACCAGACTCTGACAACAAAGTTTTCAATCCAGTTTTAGACATTTCTCCTGCAAATCAGCAGTCTACTGCAGCCATTCTGTCAAGGTCATGCTTTGAATACAAACCTCCTGGAGAGTTtgtaagatggatggatgaggaaatggatggatggatggagaaggagatggctggatggatgaagaAGGAAATGAGTGGACATTGAAATTGGTGGATGGAACCAGGTGATGGACGTTGGATTGGTGGACAGATTTTGGAATGATAGATGGACAGCTGATAAACAGCGAGGTGGATCTCACACATTGTCAGGAAATATTTGATTTCCTGACAATGTGATGGGATATTAAGTCTAGAAATAGCTTCCCCCGCCCCTTTTCTTTCTGTACCTGTCCAGAtctggaaaatgttaaatagtaattccaaacttttccatgAACTTTGCTCAGGAATTCTGTAGCATCAAAGCTAATGGCTAGATTTGGCAAGCTTATGCAGTCATCCAGACTTGTGTAAAGTCAGAGGAGATGGTACAGGCTGACCTGAAGTCCTGCCCTGGGACAACATTCAGATGATGGATCTCCACTCTCTGCAGTCCAATCCCATTGACTGCACTGTTTTTCTACTCCTCTCTTCTCCCACACCTATAGTTTAGATATATACAGACTTCCCCTGACTGCGTCTGTTTTACATATTGAGGTAGTTGGCAACAATACATGGCACAGGTAGCCAAAGTAGAGGAGTTCTAAACAACGGAGCACAAAAACTCATAACTCAAAGTTTAGAATCCACAAAAGGATAAGAgacaaagattttctttatctcttcttcaaagtgctttgctgTATCTGCCTGATGGTGCATGTTCATGCATGATGCACGCAGTGCTGGCAGTTCATGGGTTCACGCAGTAAGTAAAGTAAGCACAGAGTTTAAAGTTTAGCGGTCTTAATTGGTTGAATCTGGAACCCCTCAGTGTTCCAGGCCACCGGAGTCTTAAGCTTGTCTTAAACACACAGGTCTAATCTGGGACCAGATGTCTTGTCTggtctctgttttcttctgaaaaGCAAGGAGCCCAGGCCAGAAATCTCAGCTCTGTCCGCTGTGATTCGCTCTGGGGACAATTAAATCTTTTTGCTTTATGAATGATGCTCCA encodes:
- the nol9 gene encoding polynucleotide 5'-hydroxyl-kinase NOL9, with translation MKVNKNIQVKGKPQKWKDVRSKRCRSSVKSSNLNSSPVMVKMVKEHQVSIKKKPSLKRLKNKPKTVSEKKKNSPCGFKKLESQANGCSKFALDDEIEDLPDFMEGSESVHINGMETSEESEEVPGSRLEGEALHHCAQRGNQQNRAVLVMQKNQTLCFRGKCIVTCLYGRVEVMGFTIDEGQKSYPLFSPASHCPLTLRALGHTDYVRDDRTEASNILEDYLSAASRKKLVKKVTPTSSIILLDPLETPLTHFLSSFTHLSELFSPPVSELMSAVLDTPLNGLGMIPLASNIEGLKISRSCRDALGTVINACKGDLDGCAVILVCGVKNVGKSTFIRILINTLLNHTSNVDYLEGDLGQTEFTPPGCLSLSTVKEPLLGPPFTHQVTPDHMIYYGQSSCEPDLDGYLESLKSLWRRRPQSREIPVIINTMGWVKGFGFQLLVDLIRFLPVTHVVQLSHGVSTQCSPLTPDFLRTAQGYQTHPPTQTALDEFSESHCPPKTYTHLNVQSEFQGVARQGTATHQRSNEHRELLLLGYLSQLQSDDSGTVRPLHTLTPYQVPNTAVALGVIHCEVAPSHMFYAINASLVGLCCLAEKVTSKGGPVILSQATLCPCVGFGVLRGIDTARGLYFLLTPVDPSVLRKVNCLLLGAISLPSCILTEQPGFEGEIPYVTADYSFDLTGAGKIRVFKGLIRPSLMGVK